From Lycium ferocissimum isolate CSIRO_LF1 chromosome 12, AGI_CSIRO_Lferr_CH_V1, whole genome shotgun sequence, one genomic window encodes:
- the LOC132040846 gene encoding ABC transporter B family member 3-like, which produces MMSEETSTERGTDNRENKVLESSEGSNRGGVSDKTEKQKGAAADEVPYFKLLSFADPIDHALMIIGTVTAVGSGICFPLMAVLFGELVDSFGMTVDSEKIVGEVSKVALKFMYLALGSGLATFTQVACWTVTGERQAARIRCLYLKTVLRQDIGFFDQETNTGVIIESLSTDTLTIQDAIGQKVGKFIQVSATFVGGFVIAFTKGWRLSLVMLSSIPPLVISSAVMTILLAKLASRAQTAYSEAATVVEQTISSIRTVASYTGERRAISEYQSSLNKAYHSGVQEGFASGLGLGVLMFVFYTSYALATWYGAKMILDHNYTGGDVMNVIMATLTGSLSLGFTSSCLRAFAAGKAAAFKMFQTISRKPDIDPYDMKGQKLLDISGDIELRDIHFCYPSRPQERIFDGFSVSIPKGTTAALVGRSGSGKSTVISLIVRFYDPQAGEVLIDCINIKEFQLRWIRGKIGLVSQEPVLFGSTIKDNIAYGRDNATLEEIKAAVQLANASNFIDKLPQGLDTRVGDHGSQLSGGQKQRIAIARAILKDPKILLLDEATSALDAESERIVQETLDSIMINRTTVIVAHRLSTIKNADTIAVLQEGKIIEKGSHLELMRNKEGAYVQLIKLQELSKYSGEEDSNELEREEIIISPKGQSNQQIFMTRSVSRGSSRIENNSHHSSSISVSAAEKAVGECHDPNSTAVLRKDKDNTFCRLALMNKPEIPALLLGCIAAIVNALILPIFGVLLSNVIKTFYGPAHELRKHSRYWSLIFVGLGLASLLATPLRTFFFAVAGCKLIKRIRLMCFEKVVYMEVSWFDRKENSIGAIGSRLSTDAASVRGMVGESLALLVQNTSTALAGLVIGLEASWQLALIMIVMVPLIGLNGYLHMKYVSGFGADAKKLYEDASQVASEAVGSIRTVASFSAEEKVVLLYKKKCEGPVRAGIKEGLLSGAGFGFSMFCLYSVYAASFYAGARLIESGKVTFAEVFRVFYGLSLTATAISQSGGLAPDSTKAKTGASSIFTLLDRKSKIDSSENSGITLDNVKGNVEFQHVSFNYPSRPETQVLKDLCLAISSGETVALVGESGSGKSTVISLLQRFYDPDSGLITLDGMEIQKLKVKWLREQMGLVSQEPILFNGTIRANIAYGKESDATEAEISAAAELANAHNFISGLQQGYDTLVGERGTQLSGGQKQRVAIARAIVKCPKILLLDEATSALDSESEKVVQDALDRVRSGRTTIVVAHRLSTIKGADVIGVIKDGVIVEKGNHETLVNRQDGVYASLVSNSTTTMK; this is translated from the exons ATGATGTCAGAAGAGACTTCAACTGAACGAGGCACCGATAACAGGGAAAATAAAGTTCTAGAATCCTCAGAAGGCTCCAATCGTGGAGGAGTATCGGACAAGACAGAAAAACAGAAAGGGGCTGCTGCTGATGAAGTTCCATATTTTAAACTGTTGTCTTTTGCTGATCCCATAGATCATGCATTGATGATTATTGGTACGGTCACAGCTGTTGGTAGTGGAATCTGTTTTCCCCTGATGGCTGTACTGTTTGGGGAGTTAGTTGATTCATTTGGAATGACCGTGGATAGCGAAAAAATTGTTGGTGAAGTTTCAAAG GTAGCCCTTAAATTCATGTATCTGGCTCTCGGTTCAGGTCTTGCTACATTTACCC AGGTGGCGTGCTGGACGGTCACAGGCGAAAGGCAGGCTGCTCGGATCAGATGTTTATACCTGAAAACTGTATTAAGACAAGATATTGGATTTTTCGATCAGGAGACTAACACTGGTGTTATTATTGAAAGCCTGTCCACTGATACTCTTACTATTCAAGATGCCATCGGCCAAAAG GTTGGAAAATTTATCCAGGTATCAGCTACATTCGTAGGAGGATTCGTAATAGCTTTTACTAAGGGGTGGCGTTTATCGTTGGTCATGTTATCTTCGATTCCTCCACTTGTCATCTCTTCTGCTGTCATGACTATCCTTCTAGCAAAACTGGCATCACGTGCGCAGACTGCTTATTCAGAAGCTGCAACTGTGGTTGAACAGACAATAAGCTCAATTAGAACT GTTGCGTCGTACACTGGAGAGAGAAGAGCTATTTCGGAATATCAAAGTTCACTAAACAAAGCTTACCATTCTGGTGTACAGGAGGGTTTTGCTTCAGGGCTCGGGCTCGGTGTTTTAATGTTTGTTTTCTACACAAGTTATGCTTTAGCAACATGGTATGGCGCAAAAATGATTTTGGACCACAACTATACTGGAGGAGATGTAATGAATGTCATTATGGCTACACTGACTGGCTCCTT GTCTTTAGGATTCACATCTTCATGCTTGCGTGCGTTTGCTGCTGGAAAGGCTGCAGCGTTTAAGATGTTTCAGACGATAAGCAGAAAGCCGGACATAgatccttatgatatgaaaGGACAAAAACTTCTGGACATTAGTGGTGACATTGAACTTAGGGACATTCATTTCTGCTATCCATCAAGACCGCAAGAGAGAATATTTGATGGTTTTTCTGTATCAATACCTAAGGGTACAACCGCAGCTCTAGTAGGTCGAAGTGGAAGTGGAAAATCGACTGTGATCAGTCTAATAGTGAGATTCTATGATCCACAGGCTGGTGAAGTTCTGATTGATTGTATAAATATCAAGGAATTTCAGCTTAGGTGGATCAGGGGGAAAATCGGCCTTGTTAGCCAGGAACCTGTGCTGTTTGGTTCGACGATAAAGGATAATATTGCCTACGGAAGGGATAATGCAACTCTTGAGGAAATTAAAGCTGCCGTTCAACTTGCCAACGCATCCAATTTCATTGATAAATTACCTCAG GGACTAGATACGAGAGTTGGCGATCATGGAAGTCAGTTATCCGGAGGCCAAAAGCAAAGAATCGCTATTGCAAGAGCTATACTGAAGGACCCCAAAATCTTACTTCTGGATGAAGCTACTAGTGCTCTTGATGCAGAATCCGAAAGAATTGTTCAAGAGACGTTGGACAGTATTATGATCAACCGAACTACAGTAATTGTTGCACATCGCTTGAGTACTATTAAGAATGCAGATACAATAGCTGTACTTCAGGAGGGAAAAATCATCGAAAAAG GTTCCCACTTGGAACTGATGAGAAACAAGGAAGGAGCCTATGTTCAGCTTATAAAGTTGCAAGAGCTTAGCAAATATTCAGGAGAGGAAGATTCAAATGAACtggagagagaagagataaTCATAAGTCCCAAAGGCCAATCAAATCAGCAGATTTTCATGACACGATCAGTAAGTAGGGGCTCGTCCAGGATTGAGAATAATAGCCATCATTCGTCGTCCATTTCAGTTAGTGCAGCAGAGAAAGCAGTTGGTGAATGTCATGATCCTAATTCAACAGCTGTATTAAGGAAGGATAAAGACAACACGTTTTGTCGCTTGGCCTTAATGAACAAACCAGAGATCCCAGCATTATTACTTGGTTGCATTGCTGCAATAGTCAACGCTCTAATATTACCTATTTTTGGGGTACTTCTTTCTAACGTTATCAAGACTTTCTACGGACCAGCCCATGAACTAAGAAAGCATTCAAGATATTGGTCATTGATATTTGTTGGTCTAGGATTGGCATCTTTACTAGCAACACCCTTGAGGACATTCTTTTTTGCTGTAGCAGGATGTAAGTTAATCAAACGAATTCGCTTAATGTGCTTCGAGAAAGTAGTTTACATGGAGGTTAGTTGGTTCGACAGAAAGGAGAACTCGATTGGTGCAATTGGCTCACGACTATCTACAGATGCAGCATCTGTTCGAGGTATGGTTGGCGAATCTCTTGCTTTGCTTGTGCAGAACACTTCAACAGCTCTTGCTGGTTTAGTTATTGGACTTGAAGCAAGCTGGCAATTGGCACTCATAATGATAGTTATGGTGCCTCTAATCGGATTAAATGGATATCTTCACATGAAATACGTTAGTGGTTTTGGCGCGGATGCTAAG AAATTATACGAGGATGCGAGTCAAGTTGCTAGTGAAGCAGTTGGAAGTATCAGAACTGTGGCTTCTTTCTCTGCTGAAGAGAAAGTGGTGCtgttgtataaaaaaaaatgtgaaggtCCAGTTAGAGCTGGAATAAAAGAAGGGCTATTGAGTGGTGCAGGCTTTGGTTTTTCGATGTTCTGCTTGTATTCTGTCTATGCTGCCAGCTTTTATGCTGGTGCTCGGTTGATTGAGTCCGGTAAGGTCACATTTGCTGAGGTTTTTCGG GTTTTTTATGGTCTTAGCTTGACAGCTACCGCGATTTCTCAATCAGGCGGCCTTGCTCCCGACTCCACCAAAGCCAAAACTGGTGCATCTTCTATCTTTACACTTCTTGACCGGAAATCCAAGATAGATTCGAGTGAAAACTCAGGTATTACATTAGATAATGTGAAAGGAAACGTCGAGTTTCAGCATGTCAGTTTCAACTATCCAAGTCGACCTGAGACTCAAGTCTTAAAAGATCTATGCCTAGCCATTAGCTCTGGGgag ACGGTTGCTCTAGTGGGAGAAAGTGGGAGCGGAAAATCAACAGTTATTTCCTTGTTGCAAAGATTTTACGATCCGGATTCAGGCCTAATCACATTAGATGGAATGGAAATTCAAAAGCTGAAGGTGAAATGGTTGAGAGAACAAATGGGACTAGTAAGCCAGGAGCCTATATTGTTCAATGGCACAATCAGAGCCAATATAGCATATGGAAAAGAAAGTGATGCCACAGAAGCAGAAATATCAGCTGCTGCTGAGTTAGCCAACGCTCACAACTTCATCAGCGGCTTACAACAG GGCTATGACACACTAGTTGGTGAAAGGGGCACACAACTATCTGGTGGACAGAAGCAGAGAGTTGCAATTGCAAGAGCTATAGTGAAGTGTCCAAAGATATTACTACTAGATGAGGCGACAAGTGCACTTGACTCTGAGTCTGAGAAAGTAGTTCAAGATGCCCTTGATAGAGTAAGGTCAGGAAGAACCACAATTGTGGTGGCTCATAGACTATCCACAATTAAAGGAGCTGATGTTATTGGAGTGATCAAAGATGGAGTCATTGTGGagaaaggaaatcatgaaactctGGTTAATAGACAAGATGGTGTTTATGCTTCTCTAGTATCAAATTCTACTACCACTATGAAGTAG
- the LOC132039828 gene encoding diacylglycerol O-acyltransferase 3, with protein sequence METSTRILNQFPSITSTNTFNHSSKLSCPCSRSVMSMGLNLKSKKLMGLNMESKKLMGSCGFYDEGYLEYYYYSSSSGRVRCGKKEKDDVALKKTKKKMKLLKGLTRNLSNLSEMGFGFGSDNIALVDQVQGKTISEAADLLLGQLQQLKAEEKELKRKRKEEKALMKMKVANQLQATRNSEMSSSSSSSSESSDDECQNLVDMKSLKIESLSQTIPEACDRALENATLSPGISTIVEPQTLNPEMDTEESTGRTTSLEVPVPERKGECCFGASDCHIGNVGSSSNASVLATTTAVGTKKIEVCMGGKCKRSGAGAILEKFQEVVGIEAAVSGCKCMGKCKVGPNVKVSGCSSSDAFQAADSVAVSSAPATSNSLCIGVGLEDVSLIAANLLGRYQEVGLANAVPY encoded by the exons ATGGAAACCTCTACCAGAATTTTAAACCAATTTCCTTCAATCACTAGCACAAATACTTTTAACCATAGTTCTAAATTATCATGTCCATGTTCAAGATCAGTTATGTCTATGGGgttaaatttgaaatccaagaaGTTAATGGGGTTAAATATGGAATCAAAGAAGTTAATGGGTTCTTGTGGTTTTTATGATGAAGGTTATTTggagtattattattattcatcatCATCTGGTAGAGTTAGGTGTGgcaagaaagaaaaggatgacGTGGCATTGAAGAAAAccaagaagaagatgaaattacTTAAGGGTTTAACGAGGAATTTGTCGAATTTGAGTGAGATGGGATTTGGTTTTGGTTCTGATAATATTGCTTTGGTTGATCAAGTTCAAGGGAAGACAATTTcg GAAGCGGCAGATCTATTACTAGGACAACTTCAACAGCTAAAGGCAGAGGAGAAAGAGttgaagaggaaaagaaaagaagaaaaagcacTCATGAAGATGAAAGTAGCAAATCAACTACAAGCCACAAGGAACTCTGAAATGTCATCATCTTCAAGTTCTTCTTCCGAATCAAGTGACGACGAATGTCAAAATTTGGTCGACATGAAAAGCCTGAAAATCGAATCTCTTTCCCAAACAATTCCAGAGGCATGTGATCGAGCACTTGAGAATGCAACATTAAGTCCTGGCATTTCAACTATAGTCGAACCTCAGACTCTAAATCCAGAAATGGATACGGAGGAGTCAACCGGGCGGACGACTAGTTTAGAAGTTCCAGTCCCTGAGCGAAAAGGTGAATGTTGCTTTGGAGCTAGTGATTGTCACATTGGCAATGTAGGCAGCAGTTCTAATGCATCTGTATTAGCTACAACAACAGCAGTGGGAACGAAGAAAATAGAAGTATGTATGGGTGGTAAATGCAAGAGATCAGGCGCTGGAGCGATACTAGAGAAATTTCAGGAGGTAGTCGGGATTGAAGCTGCAGTCTCGGGTTGCAAATGCATGGGAAAGTGTAAAGTTGGTCCTAATGTCAAGGTTTCAGGGTGTAGTAGCAGTGACGCGTTCCAAGCCGCTGACTCAGTCGCGGTTAGCTCTGCTCCTGCCACTAGTAATTCTCTTTGTATTGGGGTTGGGTTAGAGGATGTGAGTCTGATTGCAGCCAATTTACTTGGTAGATATCAAGAAGTAGGGCTGGCCAATGCTGTTCCTTATTAG